From a region of the Methanomassiliicoccus sp. genome:
- a CDS encoding 3-dehydroquinate synthase II: MSPKTIWVRADLPGEYEERKSIVSSALEAGFVNIVIRDEDAALKRLGRFEALVARGDDILSGEERIGAVVTISGPGDLSKASAMRDRVKHLIIRARDWKVIPLENLIAEFQGSNTQLMASASTPEEAKLFLETMERGADGIVIEVDDPAALRSFVALDLQGPAKAELTAITVTGIYPLTMGDRVCVDTCSLLRIGEGMLVGSQSSCLFLVGSEAADSEYVASRPFRVNAGAVHSYVLMANGRTKYLSELKGGEEVLAVDGEGATRKAVVGRAKVERRPLLLVEAGESGKRYSTILQNAETIRLCTPDGPVSVSDLEVGQKVLVRLEEGGRHFGHSIKETIMEK; the protein is encoded by the coding sequence ATGTCCCCCAAGACCATATGGGTCCGGGCCGACCTACCCGGAGAGTACGAGGAGCGGAAGAGCATCGTATCCTCCGCCCTGGAGGCCGGGTTCGTAAACATCGTCATCCGGGACGAGGACGCCGCCCTGAAGCGTCTGGGCCGGTTCGAGGCGCTGGTGGCGAGGGGCGACGATATCCTGTCCGGCGAGGAGAGAATCGGGGCGGTAGTGACCATATCTGGTCCGGGCGACCTGTCAAAGGCGTCGGCCATGAGGGACAGGGTCAAGCACCTTATCATCCGGGCCCGGGACTGGAAGGTCATTCCTCTGGAGAACCTCATCGCCGAGTTCCAGGGCTCGAACACCCAGCTAATGGCTTCCGCTTCCACGCCAGAAGAAGCCAAGCTGTTCCTGGAGACAATGGAGAGGGGCGCTGACGGCATCGTCATCGAGGTCGACGACCCGGCCGCCCTGCGCTCGTTCGTCGCCCTCGACCTCCAGGGGCCGGCGAAGGCCGAGCTTACGGCCATCACCGTCACCGGCATCTATCCCCTAACCATGGGGGACCGGGTGTGCGTGGACACCTGCTCGCTGCTGCGTATCGGGGAGGGCATGCTCGTCGGCTCGCAGTCCTCCTGCCTATTCCTGGTCGGTTCGGAGGCCGCGGACTCGGAGTACGTGGCCTCCAGGCCCTTCCGGGTGAACGCTGGCGCTGTGCACTCCTACGTGCTGATGGCCAACGGCCGTACCAAGTACCTATCCGAGCTGAAGGGTGGGGAGGAGGTGCTGGCTGTGGACGGCGAGGGCGCCACGAGGAAGGCCGTGGTGGGCCGGGCGAAGGTCGAGCGGCGGCCCCTGCTGCTCGTAGAAGCAGGGGAAAGTGGAAAAAGGTACAGTACTATTCTCCAAAATGCGGAGACGATCCGGCTATGCACGCCGGACGGGCCGGTCTCCGTGTCCGACCTCGAGGTCGGTCAGAAGGTGCTGGTCAGGCTGGAAGAGGGCGGCAGGCACTTCGGTCACAGCATCAAAGAGACGATAATGGAGAAATGA